The following coding sequences lie in one Onychomys torridus chromosome X, mOncTor1.1, whole genome shotgun sequence genomic window:
- the Slitrk2 gene encoding SLIT and NTRK-like protein 2, with amino-acid sequence MLSSIWFLSVLTMAGILQSESRKTAKDICKIRCLCEEKENVLNINCENKGFTTVSLLQPPQYRIYQLFLNGNLLTRLYPNEFVNYSNAVTLHLGNNGLQEIRPGAFSGLKTLKRLHLNNNKLEVLREDTFLGLESLEYLQADYNYISTIEAGAFSKLNKLKVLILNDNLLLSLPSNVFRFVLLTHLDLRGNRLKVMPFAGVLEHIGGIMEIQLEENPWNCTCDLLPLKAWLDTITVFVGEIVCETPFRLHGKDVTQLTRQDLCPRKSASGDSSQRSGHPDTQVQRLFPTVNPALNPTKAPKASRPPKMRNRPTPRVTVSKDRQSFGPIMVYQTKSPVALTCPSSCVCTSQSSDNGLNVNCQERKFTNISDLQPKPTSPKKLYLTGNYLQTVYKNDLLEYSSLDLLHLGNNRIAVIQEGAFTNLTSLRRLYLNGNYLEVLYPSMFDGLQSLQYLYLEYNVIKEIKPLTFDALINLQLLFLNNNLLRSLPDNIFGGTALTRLNLRNNHFSHLPVKGVLDQLPAFIQIDLQENPWDCTCDIMGLKDWTEHANSPVIINEVTCESPAKHAGEILKFLGREAICPDNPNLSGGTILSMNHNTDTPRSLSVSPSSYPELHTEVPLSVLILGLLVVFILSVCFGAGLFVFVLKRRKGVPTVPRSANNLDVSSFQLQYGSYNTETNDKTDGHVYNYIPPPVGQMCQNPIYMQKEGDPVAYYRNLQDFSYGNLEEKKEEPATLAYTISATELLEKQATPREPELLYQNIAERVKELPSAGLLHYNFCTLPKRQFAPSYESRRQNQDRINKTVLYGTPRKCFVGQSKPDHPSLQAKPQSEPDYLEVLEKQTAISQL; translated from the coding sequence ATGCTGAGCAGCATTTGGTTCCTCAGTGTGTTAACCATGGCCGGGATCTTACAGTCAGAGAGCCGCAAAACTGCCAAAGACATTTGCAAGATCCGTTGCCTGTGCGAAGAGAAGGAAAACGTACTGAATATTAACTGTGAAAACAAAGGATTTACAACTGTCAGCTTGCTCCAACCCCCCCAGTATCGCATCTATCAGCTGTTTCTCAATGGAAACCTCTTGACTAGACTGTATCCAAACGAATTTGTCAACTACTCAAATGCTGTGACTCTTCATCTAGGTAACAATGGGTTGCAGGAGATCCGACCTGGGGCATTTAGTGGTCTGAAGACTCTGAAGAGACTGCACCTCAATAACAACAAACTGGAGGTATTGAGAGAGGACACTTTTCTAGGCCTAGAGAGCCTGGAGTACCTCCAAGCTGACTACAATTACATCAGCACCATTGAGGCAGGGGCATTTAGCAAATTGAATAAGCTCAAAGTGCTCATCTTGAATGACAACCTTTTGCTGTCTCTGCCTAGTAATGTGTTTCGGTTTGTCCTGCTAACTCACTTAGACCTGCGGGGAAACAGGTTGAAAGTAATGCCTTTTGCtggtgtccttgaacatattGGAGGAATCATGGAAATTCAGCTGGAAGAAAACCCATGGAATTGCAcctgtgacctacttcctctCAAGGCATGGCTGGACACCATTACTGTTTTTGTCGGAGAGATTGTCTGTGAGACTCCTTTCAGGTTACATGGGAAAGATGTGACCCAGCTGACCAGACAAGACCTCTGTCCCAGAAAAAGCGCAAGTGGTGATTCTAGTCAGAGGAGCGGTCATCCAGACACTCAGGTTCAAAGGCTGTTCCCCACAGTGAACCCTGCTCTTAATCCCACCAAGGCCCCCAAAGCAAGCCGGCCACCCAAAATGAGAAATCGTCCAACTCCACGAGTGACTGTGTCAAAAGACCGGCAGAGCTTTGGCCCAATCATGGTGTACCAGACCAAGTCCCCTGTGGCCCTCACCTGTCCCAGCAGCTGTGTGTGTACCTCTCAGAGCTCAGACAATGGTTTAAATGTTAATTGCCAAGAAAGGAAGTTCACTAACATCTCTGACCTGCAGCCCAAACCTACTAGTCCAAAGAAACTCTACCTAACAGGCAACTATCTCCAAACAGTATATAAAAATGACCTCTTAGAATACAGTTCGCTGGATTTGTTGCATTTAGGAAACAACAGAATTGCAGTCATTCAGGAAGGTGCCTTTACAAACCTGACCAGTTTACGCAGACTTTATCTAAATGGCAATTACCTTGAAGTGCTGTATCCTTCTATGTTTGATGGACTGCAGAGCTTGCAGTATCTCTATTTAGAGTATAATGTCATTAAGGAGATTAAGCCACTGACCTTTGATGCTTTAATTAACCTCCAGCTCCTGTTTCTGAATAACAACCTGCTGAGGTCCTTACCTGATAATATATTTGGGGGCACAGCCCTCACCAGGCTGAATCTGAGAAACAATCATTTTTCACACCTGCCTGTAAAAGGGGTTCTGGATCAGCTTCCTGCTTTTATTCAGATAGATCTTCAAGAGAACCCATGGGACTGTACCTGTGACATCATGGGACTAAAGGACTGGACTGAACATGCCAATTCTCCTGTCATCATCAATGAGGTGACTTGTGAATCTCCCGCTAAGCATGCAGGGGAGATACTGAAATTCCTGGGAAGGGAGGCTATTTGTCCAGATAATCCTAACTTGTCAGGTGGGACTATTTTATCAATGAATcacaacacagacacaccaaGGTCACTTAGTGTGTCTCCTAGTTCTTACCCTGAACTACACACTGAAGTTCCACTTTCTGTCTTAATTTTAGGATTGCTTGTTGTTTttatcctgtctgtctgttttgggGCGGGGTTATTCGTCTTTGTTCTGAAACGTCGAAAGGGAGTGCCAACTGTTCCCAGGAGTGCCAACAATTTAGATGTAAGTTCTTTCCAGTTACAATATGGGTCTTACAATACCGAAACAAATGATAAAACTGATGGTCATGTCTATAATTACATCCCCCCACCTGTGGGTCAGATGTGCCAAAACCCTATCTACATGCAAAAAGAAGGAGACCCAGTAGCCTATTACAGAAACCTGCAGGACTTCAGCTATGGCAAcctggaggagaaaaaagaagagccaGCAACACTTGCTTACACAATAAGTGCCACTGAGTTACTAGAAAAGCAGGCCACACCAAGAGAGCCTGAGCTACTGTATCAGAATATTGCTGAGCGAGTTAAGGAACTCCCCAGTGCAGGCCTACTCCACTATAACTTTTGTACCTTACCTAAAAGGCAGTTTGCCCCCTCATATGAATCTCGACGCCAAAACCAAGACAGAATCAATAAAACCGTTTTATATGGGACTCCCAGAAAATGCTTTGTGGGGCAGTCAAAGCCAGACCACCCTTCACTGCAAGCTAAGCCACAATCAGAACCAGACTACCTCGAAGTTCTGGAAAAACAAACTGCAATCAGTCAGCTGTGA